One Schistocerca piceifrons isolate TAMUIC-IGC-003096 chromosome 11, iqSchPice1.1, whole genome shotgun sequence genomic window carries:
- the LOC124720149 gene encoding uncharacterized protein LOC124720149 encodes MPRSSKVFKKVRKCQASRCSKDNLKTSPIITNGNDTSTKKASASRRKIDSCQSLDDCGSDTQATSGFRLIDLKILSDIISSACVCADCGAKSLRLYDEENRIGIVCMLHLTCESCHSDTAFRTSASSNRIYEANMRLIYGMRCLGIGREGTRLFCGIMNMPQPSARYTTGNKTLLSALQEEVEENLKSSAKEAVKMNSELKTEADNTPDTDLCVSCDGTWMKRGHTSLYGVSSVISVDTGKILDVQVMSKYCYSCVLGKRAGEVEENKWQVEHKKVCCRNYSGSSGGMEPAAMKLMFHRSVEKYGVRYTKYLGDGDSSSFKTVLESEPYGPHCAIEKLECVGHVQKRMGGRLLKLKRELKGRKLEDGKLLGGPNRLTDKEIHSLQVYYGKAIRDNSGNLNNMQKAVWSIYFHKLSTDDKPVHNLCDISWCKFKQAERDGMNYSHKHSLPVAVLSAIKPTFRCLAEPDLLRKCVHGKTQNPNESYNSLIWKRCPKTTFVSTIIVEIAAYDACLVFNNGNLGRIKTLQRLGFHPGAFTYSILKDIDDKRVAAADITANKIEQQVNQRRQAKKRLLADEEEYAYGLH; translated from the coding sequence ATGCCGCGTTCTAGTAAGGTGTTTAAAAAGGTTAGAAAGTGTCAAGCTTCTCGATGTAGTAAAGACAACTTGAAAACCAGCCCCATAATAACAAATGGAAACGATACTTCAACCAAGAAAGCGAGTGCTTCGAGAAGGAAAATTGACAGCTGTCAATCACTTGATGATTGTGGCTCAGACACTCAAGCTACTAGTGGTTTTAGGCTTATTGATTTGAAAATACTATCTGATATTATATCATCTGCTTGTGTATGTGCTGACTGTGGTGCAAAAAGTTTGAGATTATATGACGAAGAAAACAGAATTGGAATAGTGTGTATGTTGCATCTTACTTGTGAAAGCTGTCATTCAGACACTGCTTTTAGAACTTCGGCATCAAGTAACCGGATATATGAAGCAAATATGCGTTTAATATATGGCATGAGATGTTTGGGCATAGGCAGGGAAGGTACCAGACTGTTTTGTGGGATCATGAACATGCCACAACCAAGTGCTAGGTACACCACTGGAAATAAAACACTGCTAAGTGCTCTTCAAGAGGAAGTGGAAGAAAACTTGAAGTCCTCTGCAAAGGAAGCTGTGAAGATGAATAGTGAACTAAAGACAGAAGCAGATAACACGCCAGACACCGATTTGTGTGTGTCATGTGATGGAACGTGGATGAAGCGTGGACATACATCACTGTATGGAGTATCATCTGTCATTAGTGTTGATACTGGAAAAATTCTTGACGTTCAGGTAATGAGCAAATATTGCTATAGCTGTGTACTCGGAAAGAGAGCtggtgaagtggaagaaaataagtggcAGGTTGAACACAAGAAAGTGTGCTGTAGAAATTATTCTGGTTCTAGTGGTGGAATGGAACCTGCAGCTATGAAACTTATGTTCCATCGAAGTGTGGAAAAGTACGGTGTTAGATACacaaaataccttggtgatggtgactcCAGCTCCTTCAAAACTGTTTTGGAAAGTGAACCTTATGGTCCCCATTGTgctatagaaaagttggaatgtgttggacatgtgcaaaaacgaatgggaggcagacttttaaaattgaaacgTGAATTGAAGGGCAGgaaacttgaggatggaaaactttTAGGTGGTCCCAACAGActcacagacaaagaaattcaTTCTTTACAAGTGTACTATGGCAAGGCAATAAGGGACAACAGTGGAAATTTGAATAACATGCAGAAGGCTGTGTGgtctatttattttcataaactatCCACAGATGACAAACCTGTACataatttgtgtgacatatcgtggTGCAAATTCAAGCAGGCTGAGCGTGATGGCATGAActattcacacaagcacagtttACCTGTGGCTGTTTTAAGTGCTATAAAACCAACATTTAGGTGTTTAGCAGAGCCAGACCTCCTACGAAAGTGTgtgcatggaaagacacaaaaccctaatgaaagttacaactcACTGATTTGGAAACGTTGCCcaaaaacaacatttgtttcaacaattattgttgaaattgctgcatatgatgcttgtttagtttttaacaaTGGTAATCTTGGAAGAATAAAAACTCTACAGAGGCTAGGATTTCATCCAGGAGCTTTCACCTATTCAATATTGAAGGACATCGATGACAAAAGAGTTGCTGCGGCTGATATTACAGCCAATAAAATTGAACAGCAGGTTAACCAAAGAAGACAAGCAAAGAAGAGACTGCTTGCAGATGAAGAGGAGTATGCATATGGCTTGCACTAG